In Montipora capricornis isolate CH-2021 chromosome 4, ASM3666992v2, whole genome shotgun sequence, the DNA window TGAAGTAGGTATATTTGGTAGTCTTACAGCAGCCGACGCACAAGTCTTCCCATATGTCAAAACAATTCGATAAGTTTTACCAGCTTTATCAGTTTCAGCACTAACTGTcctggactccttcaatttgactactgtctgttttctgttatgtggtctcatcgagaGTTTGACCTCAtgcacgacctcccgcatgacagcccgatgctcaaccaactgagccaccgtgCACGGCGTTTAACGCATCCAAGATATTTTAAGAGTAAGACCTTGGACAATTTTGGCGCTTGTGTCCTCTGCATAAGTTGATCTTGTTTTCTTAGGATTGAGTTAGTTGTAGCGCGAAAAATGTCTCTGAGGCGGCTAGTTAAATCCAATTTGGTTGTTTTCCGTTTCAACCTTTTCACCATAGGAGGACTGACTTTTTGGTATTCGACCACGCATCCCTAACACTTTGAGTCGATGATAACTTCGGCATCAAATTACTCCAAGAGTAAATTAGGGAAAACGCATTCGATTAAATGATTGATTTTCTCCCTGTTTTTTCCCTCACTTTGTAGCGCCTTTGAGGAGTTTGACGGGAGAATGGACAGTGTGGAGACGAGGATTCGTGTGCACAACGATGGCTACTGCTACTGGGCTGCACCGCTCGTGTTCAAGACATCTTGTCATTTTGACGTCCGTGATTTTCCTTATGATGAACAAGTGTGTAAACTCAAGTTTGGTTCTTGGCTTTTCCATTCCAAGCAACTTGATCTGTTCCGTAAGAAGGAGAACGCCCCAGTAGCTGAGGACAAAGTAGACAACGGGGAATGGAAGATCACTTCGATTAAAACCGAGAAAAACGTTATTAAGTACGACTGTTGCCCTGATGAGCTCTACCCTGACATCACCTTTGTCATCAATCTGGACAGGGGCTCACTGTTTTATACCTACAACTTGATCATCCCAAATTTTATTATAGCTGTGCTCGCCTTCTTTTCTTTCTACATTCCCGTGGAGTGTGGCGAGAGACTTTCAATTGTGATCACTGTGGTGCTGAGTAAGACCGtgtttcttttgcttgttgCAGAGAGCGTACCACCTACATCTGATGCTATTCCTGTGATAAGCATGTTTTTCACCTGTTCTATAATCGAGGTATCACTTGCCCTGATTGCCACTGGAATCAGTTTGAAGGTTTACTACAGTTATTTGTATGAACGTGGTTTGTCGCCTGGGTTGCGAAAGTTCCTCTTTTATCGAGTAGCTCCTATTCTGTGCGTCGAAACAAACATTACTGGCCATAAGGATCACTGCAAAAATAAGTGGCGAGTGGGAAATCCATTCGGGTTCCTAAAAAAGCGCACGGAAAGAGCTAAATGTGATAGCGATGTGTCCATTTATACTATCACGGAAAACAAAGGCCAAGATCCTGATGAAACACAGACAAATTCACAGACAAATGGTGTGCGTCTGCTCTCATTTAAGACTATTTCCGAATCTGATGTAGGAATTATTAACTCGCGTCAAAAGTTAGAAGAAAGCGAGTTAATAAAGAAGAACAGCAAACGGAATCCTTTGACTTCTGAACTTGAGATCATCACTTCAGCTGTCAAGGATCACAAAGAATCAGAAAAACGAGCCGCCGAAAGCAGGATTGCGGCCGCCATCGTTGACAAAGCATTTATGGTGTTGTTCAGTATTGTGTTTTTAGCTTCTTCATTCATTATTCTTCTCCTGCCTCATATGAAATAGCGCTCTCATGATTCAAAGGCACGTTGAATTATTAAGAGTTTGTTGGTGAAAGGATCACTCCATGTACCAATAGTTAGGTGGATCAGTGTGTGCGTCCAATGTTTCAAAGTTAAGAGAGAACTTGAACTCCACGAAGCCGAGTAAGACCTCAGTTCCCATTTCATCAGTTCAGTGTGTTTCCTCTAGCCATATCTTGCAGAATCGTCGACAACTGTTTGCAACATCATAAAACCGTTTGCTTTAAACAATTTGGTTATTTTGATCAACGTATAAGAGAagagttttaaattttaaatcaatCGTTTTTGAGCTACTATTCTTTCAGATATAGGGCCCTGTTAGGGATAAGGGATGGCTGGCAAAATAACTTTAGGGATAAGAGATAACTGACGaattaattgccaacgagtcagcaGAGTGAAGAGGCGAAGCTGATGAGGCGGCAGAAGTTAAGGtggctcgaaccagtttcaccactttcaGGGACGTTCTAATTAGAATGGTTTTAACTAAaacacgtaacagcaatgttatggttccATATGAAACAACAAATAtggcttaacaaaatgcgcccactattgtgacgtaataggataccatggcaacatgaaagctctccaaaaacaccctatatttcgtctttacttgcttatatcgcGAAATTAAACTCGGTGACCCGAAGTTtgttattgtagaatagtaattagcaatctgagatagaactatcggcaaagttttaaaaattcttgggagccaattcagagctatctTAACTTTTCAAGGAGACTCTGCTCCGCAGGGTAGCAATTTTGTATCCCGCAATAGCAATCTCATTATTTGAGATATTTTGATTCAGATGAGATTCCGTTATAGCTAAAATGAATAACTTCAGCCAAGATAGCAGAACTTTGATATTCAGCAATTTGTTTAAAAGTCTATTCACATTAATGTGAGCGATTTTCATACCAGTATATCGTCAAAAGTCTTTTTTGAGTGATGGATAGAGATCATGCTCAAGACTTCGGTTGAAAAAGTTAAGGGCTCCTCTGCTTCGTTGATAGTGGGTGCAAAGATATCTCACCTTGGAATACAATAATCATGGAATGGCAATTCGGGCCATAAACAAGAACTACAAATCCTTAACGTAGTTGTTGATGATCGAATTCCCTCACAATCAGATCGAGTGGTATTTAATGTGAAATCTACGTTGACATGAATTACATTCCGTTGCTCGATGGTTGCGAGGGATTGATCTGTTTCACACTGGCCATTTAGCAGGTCCGGGATTCATAGACACGTCTCCACTGAGAATAATGCGCGTTATTTGAAAGGTAGATATTGAGTTCGGAGAGTGACTAATTCTTGACGCGAAGAAGCCTTTACTCATCCGTAAGCCAGCAGATCCAAGATTGTGTCTCACGACTGAACAAATCTGGAgcgttttatttttaaatagtcCTGATGATATCTCAAAGCTGCCTGAAGGAAAGACTGATCCAGTTACCTTTTCCAAGTTTAAAACAATATCCGGATTGGAAAAAAATCGAAGCAGCCGAAGTAAAAAGATGGAAGAGCGTGAAAATGAGGAACCGACCGCCATTCGTTTCAACTCGCAATCTAGTGAGATCAAGTTACTTTTAAAAATCCTAAAGGAGGCACTATTTCTTAAATTTGATGGGAGGTCATTCGACAGCTTTAGTACACAAACAGAAAAGCTCTATCGCCATATGTTTTCGTATTAGAAAAGGTACTAACAAAAATTGCTGCGAAGACGACCTGAGGTTGCGTGTAGAGGAATAAACCTTAACCAAATCAGCTAAGTAAGGTGGAGCCAAACCATTGAAAGCCTTACATTAggtaaaaagtaaaattttaaaacaattcgATAATCTACCGGGAGCCAATGAAGATACCTGAGGATTGGTGTAATGCTCGGCGTCCGTTCCTTTGACAACAacaattacgaaaggccagtttttgctaCAAGGATAACTGTACAGCGAAAAcggcactactttgtcgcgaattttctatgataaacacttgttcagaaatcagaagtctacgttaacagcacacaccacgGCTGCTCGTCAttatctggctagaaattttcttctcactttttcctccggcagCGCTTCAGCCATTTTATGAGGGctagtctcgtgcttctcaagttgcctcgttcatgccctaAAAGAATTGTGGGTAATTCTTCCATTCCATGACAACCGGAAGGGAAGAGCCCCGATGCTCATTTcataaattttttgtaaatgtcGGAGCACCCAGTCCAACCAGAAAAATACAAcgtcgattgaagtttttagctttcaaaactttcccAAGTTGTAtgggtaggtcctggaattcgtccaaaGAAAGGCCgaagagacaacttcactcgtgaaccgccatgtctacaacaaagcattttaggcgtgcaAGTGTGCATcatcgttttattcccaaagggttcgGGTACAGCATTGAGTGAACTGATTTCGTCTACAATTGTTCATTTtaccgcaaaacttggtttaaaa includes these proteins:
- the LOC138044793 gene encoding neuronal acetylcholine receptor subunit alpha-10-like; translation: MIAIENLRLSCYVFVVFVFFSTTTDVQFTGASGLHERLLINRIALADTNVRPVSNSLDPVNVTLDITFHGVINMDEKYQILSSSVWVRQEWTNQLVTWNPADYGGLKHVTIDSSLTWQPDIVLYNNAFEEFDGRMDSVETRIRVHNDGYCYWAAPLVFKTSCHFDVRDFPYDEQVCKLKFGSWLFHSKQLDLFRKKENAPVAEDKVDNGEWKITSIKTEKNVIKYDCCPDELYPDITFVINLDRGSLFYTYNLIIPNFIIAVLAFFSFYIPVECGERLSIVITVVLSKTVFLLLVAESVPPTSDAIPVISMFFTCSIIEVSLALIATGISLKVYYSYLYERGLSPGLRKFLFYRVAPILCVETNITGHKDHCKNKWRVGNPFGFLKKRTERAKCDSDVSIYTITENKGQDPDETQTNSQTNGVRLLSFKTISESDVGIINSRQKLEESELIKKNSKRNPLTSELEIITSAVKDHKESEKRAAESRIAAAIVDKAFMVLFSIVFLASSFIILLLPHMK